From the Desulfosarcina sp. BuS5 genome, one window contains:
- the lpxD gene encoding UDP-3-O-(3-hydroxymyristoyl)glucosamine N-acyltransferase gives MKISIKDIAGLIGGEIQGDPSKIICGAAPFENAQTNEITFAGNPKLLKKIDQTRAGAVIVPKKFQASEKELVLVDNPNVAFTKILSLFYPPSNPGYFTKNNKGISADARIGENLKCGLDTLIGPFAVIGKNVTLGDRVILHPGVVIGDDVTIGDDVKIYPNVTIYDRCRIGSRIIIHAGSIIGSDGFGFAPDGVKYHKITHTGIARIEDDVEIGAGNTIDRGTFGETLIKQGVKTDNMVHIAHNVVIGENSVIVAQVGISGSTTIGKNAILAGQAGLAGHLKIGDNVTIGPKAGIAKPVPDGSIVSGAPEMPHRLWLKVHNILPKLPELKKKLIDIEKRLKKIEKN, from the coding sequence ATGAAAATATCTATCAAAGATATAGCCGGATTAATAGGCGGCGAAATCCAGGGTGATCCTTCAAAAATTATTTGTGGAGCAGCCCCCTTTGAAAACGCACAAACTAACGAAATAACATTTGCCGGTAATCCTAAGCTTTTAAAAAAGATTGACCAGACCCGTGCGGGGGCTGTCATTGTCCCCAAAAAATTTCAGGCATCGGAAAAAGAACTTGTTTTGGTAGATAATCCCAATGTTGCATTTACCAAAATACTATCGCTTTTTTATCCTCCTTCCAATCCCGGTTATTTTACCAAAAACAACAAAGGGATCAGTGCGGATGCACGGATAGGAGAAAATTTGAAATGCGGCCTTGACACATTGATAGGCCCTTTTGCCGTTATAGGAAAAAACGTTACTTTAGGAGACAGGGTCATCCTGCACCCAGGCGTAGTTATAGGTGATGATGTTACCATCGGCGATGATGTCAAAATTTATCCGAATGTAACTATTTATGATCGCTGCAGAATTGGCAGCAGGATCATAATCCATGCCGGCTCTATAATAGGGAGTGATGGATTCGGTTTTGCCCCTGACGGCGTAAAGTATCATAAAATTACCCATACCGGCATTGCCAGAATAGAAGATGACGTGGAAATAGGCGCCGGCAACACTATCGACCGCGGTACTTTTGGAGAAACGCTAATAAAACAGGGGGTTAAAACCGATAATATGGTTCATATCGCCCATAATGTCGTTATCGGTGAAAATTCTGTTATAGTTGCCCAGGTTGGAATATCAGGGAGCACAACCATAGGTAAAAACGCCATTCTGGCCGGACAGGCCGGTCTGGCCGGACATCTGAAAATTGGAGATAATGTAACCATCGGTCCCAAGGCCGGAATAGCAAAACCGGTGCCTGATGGTTCTATTGTATCGGGAGCGCCTGAAATGCCTCACAGGCTGTGGTTAAAGGTTCACAATATACTACCAAAATTGCCGGAACTGAAAAAGAAGCTGATTGATATTGAAAAGAGACTCAA
- a CDS encoding OmpH family outer membrane protein, whose amino-acid sequence MQNRIIIFVSFLFFFLAVSSEAADVAKIGVVDFQKIIQNSSAGKAAQAKINEKGKKMEKTLKTKGAEIEEMKKKFDRESLVMSKEVRDEKEREFRIKVNDFKSLEKKYKTELNETNSKLVLKIQKDIVKLAKDIGKKEGYLLIVEKNTAGVLYSPDSIEITDKIIKIYNDQTAKENIKKSK is encoded by the coding sequence ATGCAAAACAGGATAATAATTTTCGTAAGTTTTCTTTTCTTCTTTCTTGCCGTTTCTTCTGAAGCTGCCGATGTGGCCAAGATTGGTGTAGTCGATTTTCAAAAAATTATCCAAAACTCAAGCGCCGGCAAAGCAGCTCAAGCCAAGATCAATGAGAAGGGCAAAAAAATGGAGAAAACCCTTAAAACAAAAGGCGCTGAAATCGAGGAAATGAAAAAAAAATTCGATCGTGAAAGCCTTGTAATGAGTAAGGAGGTGCGCGATGAAAAAGAACGGGAATTCAGAATAAAAGTAAATGACTTCAAATCGCTTGAAAAAAAATACAAAACAGAACTTAATGAAACCAACAGCAAGCTTGTTTTGAAGATTCAGAAAGATATTGTTAAGCTTGCAAAGGATATAGGAAAAAAAGAAGGGTACCTTCTTATAGTTGAAAAAAATACTGCCGGTGTTTTATATTCACCTGATTCAATTGAAATAACAGATAAAATAATAAAAATATACAACGATCAAACCGCCAAAGAAAACATTAAAAAAAGTAAATAA
- the bamA gene encoding outer membrane protein assembly factor BamA: MIKQLALIVIVIICFSAATSYSVESVRVAVLPFEIEAGEELLYLTSEISKVISAHLKQDGAIMIEPDVKPGAIDYSPGDDFDLIDEIRKAGIKYGADFVVWGSFTGSDQKFSLSAKMMDLYGETPLSSFSAGGEGIENLPVTVEKLAGDISLKLFKKEKVAQVLVKGNERIETDAVKRVIATKPGDIYLTKSLTKDLRTIYAMGYFEDIRIESEESADGKIIIFNLKEKPTVKKITITGNLVFKDEKIKENLSLKIGSILNIFQIRSDIARVEVLYKEKHYYNVKITYKIHPLKQNQAELELIVDEGKKVLIRKITFQGNDIYKAKQLKKIIKTKKKGFFSFLTGSGNIDENQLEQDVARLQSFYHNNGYIQARVGEPLVTFEEDGIYIIFKINEGLRFKVGKVDMDGDLILPKEKLIAVLKITQETYYNRSVIRDDILALTDIYNDAGYAYAEISPRISKNMDELIVNITFIVEKGQLVYFERINITGNNKTRDKVIRRELPVVERGLYSGNRLKRGIRNLKRLEYFEEVKVNTEKGSDNDLMILDINVSEKPTGSFTFGGGFSTVENVFATGSITQRNFLGKGQRLSMEAQFGSRTTAFILNFTEPWLFDIPLSAGIDLYNWEKNYDTYDTDTQGGGFTISYPIFDFTRASFGYSFSLVDIQDLEYDASDSLWDLQGKNTTSSVSIGIKYDSRDSTFNPQEGAENGVKIQYAGLGGNIGFTKVSLETGWYIPGFWKVIYFLHGKSGFVWRNTGGDLPDYERFYLGGINSLRGFDWEDLSPKTTNSFGQESEIGGTKFVQFNFELRFPLFGNAGIIGLLFFDTGDLYDNGEPIRLGSLRKSAGFGFRWNSPMGPIRIEYGKVIHPKEGESSGGFEFSMGSAF, translated from the coding sequence ATGATAAAGCAGCTTGCTTTAATAGTCATCGTAATTATCTGCTTTTCTGCCGCCACCTCATATTCCGTGGAATCGGTTCGTGTTGCTGTTCTTCCTTTTGAAATTGAAGCCGGTGAAGAACTTTTATATTTAACCAGTGAAATTTCTAAAGTAATAAGTGCCCATCTTAAACAGGATGGCGCTATTATGATAGAACCGGATGTTAAGCCCGGAGCCATAGATTATTCCCCTGGAGATGATTTTGATCTCATAGATGAAATAAGAAAAGCAGGCATAAAATACGGAGCCGATTTTGTGGTCTGGGGAAGTTTTACAGGCTCGGATCAAAAGTTCTCCCTATCCGCAAAAATGATGGATTTATACGGTGAAACGCCTTTAAGCAGTTTTTCCGCAGGGGGAGAAGGCATAGAAAACCTGCCCGTAACAGTCGAAAAGCTTGCCGGCGATATCAGCCTGAAACTGTTTAAAAAAGAAAAAGTCGCCCAGGTACTCGTAAAAGGCAACGAGCGCATAGAAACAGATGCCGTAAAAAGAGTAATTGCCACTAAACCCGGTGATATATATCTTACCAAAAGTCTGACAAAAGACCTGAGGACTATTTATGCGATGGGATATTTTGAAGATATTCGCATAGAATCCGAAGAAAGTGCTGATGGAAAAATTATAATATTCAATTTAAAAGAAAAACCGACTGTTAAAAAAATTACTATTACCGGCAACCTGGTTTTTAAAGATGAGAAGATAAAGGAAAATTTGAGCCTGAAAATCGGTTCTATCCTGAACATTTTTCAAATCCGTAGCGACATAGCCAGAGTTGAGGTGCTTTACAAGGAAAAGCATTATTACAACGTTAAAATAACATATAAAATTCATCCTTTGAAACAAAACCAGGCCGAGCTGGAATTAATAGTAGACGAGGGCAAAAAAGTATTAATCAGAAAAATTACATTCCAGGGAAATGACATATATAAAGCAAAGCAATTAAAAAAAATAATCAAAACCAAAAAAAAAGGATTTTTTTCATTCTTAACAGGTTCAGGTAACATTGACGAGAATCAGCTGGAACAGGACGTTGCCAGGCTTCAGAGTTTTTATCATAACAATGGATATATCCAGGCCAGGGTCGGAGAGCCTCTTGTAACATTTGAAGAGGATGGTATTTATATCATATTCAAAATCAATGAAGGCTTGCGGTTTAAAGTTGGGAAAGTTGATATGGATGGAGATCTCATACTGCCAAAAGAGAAACTCATCGCGGTTTTAAAAATTACTCAAGAGACATATTATAACCGCAGTGTGATACGCGATGATATATTGGCATTAACAGATATCTATAACGACGCAGGTTATGCTTATGCAGAAATATCACCCCGAATTAGCAAAAATATGGATGAATTGATCGTCAATATCACATTTATTGTAGAAAAGGGGCAACTCGTCTATTTTGAAAGGATCAATATTACCGGCAATAATAAAACCAGGGACAAGGTAATACGCCGTGAACTGCCGGTCGTTGAGCGAGGTCTTTACAGTGGAAATCGGCTGAAACGTGGTATCCGCAACCTGAAAAGGCTGGAGTATTTTGAAGAAGTTAAAGTAAATACGGAAAAAGGAAGCGACAACGACCTGATGATCCTTGACATCAATGTCTCGGAAAAGCCGACTGGTTCCTTTACTTTTGGCGGAGGCTTCAGTACCGTAGAAAATGTTTTTGCAACCGGCTCCATTACCCAAAGAAATTTTTTAGGCAAGGGCCAGCGTCTGTCTATGGAAGCGCAGTTTGGTTCAAGGACCACCGCCTTTATCTTAAATTTTACCGAGCCGTGGCTTTTTGATATACCCTTGTCGGCCGGTATAGATCTATATAATTGGGAAAAAAACTATGATACATACGATACAGATACCCAAGGCGGCGGATTCACAATAAGTTATCCCATCTTCGATTTTACCCGGGCTTCATTTGGTTATTCTTTCAGTCTTGTAGATATCCAGGATTTAGAATATGATGCCTCGGATTCCCTGTGGGACCTTCAAGGGAAAAATACTACCAGCAGCGTAAGCATAGGCATTAAATACGATTCAAGGGACAGTACCTTTAACCCCCAGGAAGGAGCCGAGAATGGTGTCAAGATACAGTACGCTGGGCTGGGAGGAAATATCGGATTTACAAAAGTCAGCCTTGAAACAGGGTGGTATATACCGGGATTCTGGAAAGTTATATACTTTTTACATGGTAAATCCGGTTTTGTATGGAGAAATACCGGGGGAGATTTGCCGGACTATGAGCGTTTTTATCTAGGCGGAATCAATTCCCTGCGAGGTTTTGACTGGGAGGACTTAAGCCCCAAAACAACGAATTCTTTTGGTCAAGAGTCGGAAATAGGTGGTACTAAATTTGTGCAGTTCAATTTTGAGCTTCGCTTCCCTTTATTCGGCAATGCCGGAATTATCGGGCTGCTCTTTTTTGACACAGGCGATTTATATGATAACGGCGAACCTATCCGGCTGGGCAGTTTACGTAAAAGCGCCGGTTTCGGTTTCAGATGGAACTCTCCCATGGGCCCGATACGTATAGAATACGGAAAAGTAATCCACCCCAAAGAGGGTGAAAGCAGCGGAGGCTTTGAATTCTCGATGGGTTCAGCCTTCTAA
- a CDS encoding ABC transporter ATP-binding protein, producing MDSSCNRHRKKDDALISARNLCKSYNNSGSSITILKDVDFNISKGETIAVVGSSGIGKSTFLHIIGTLDRPDSGALLFQGNDVLLFNDTNLAEFRNRSIGFVFQFHHLLSEFTAIENVMMPAIINGLDKKTANRLAEDVLLRVGLKDRLFHTSGKLSGGEQQRVALARALVLKPEILLADEPTGNLDRQNSQLIYSMLMELNRELEMALVIVTHNSELASFMSKVVTIIDGQLSDSHMRL from the coding sequence ATGGATAGCAGCTGTAACCGACACCGGAAAAAAGATGATGCTTTAATAAGCGCGCGCAATCTGTGCAAAAGTTACAACAACAGCGGATCATCTATAACTATTTTAAAAGATGTCGATTTTAACATTAGCAAGGGAGAAACAATCGCTGTAGTCGGTTCATCGGGAATAGGAAAATCGACTTTCCTGCATATAATAGGCACTCTTGATCGTCCGGACAGTGGCGCGCTTCTGTTTCAAGGAAACGATGTTTTACTCTTTAATGATACGAATCTTGCTGAATTCAGAAACAGATCCATAGGATTCGTCTTTCAGTTTCATCATCTTTTATCTGAATTCACGGCTATTGAAAATGTAATGATGCCGGCCATTATCAATGGGCTGGATAAAAAAACAGCCAACCGGTTAGCAGAAGATGTCCTATTACGGGTTGGACTTAAAGACAGGCTCTTTCACACTTCAGGTAAACTTTCAGGCGGTGAGCAGCAGAGAGTTGCGCTGGCAAGGGCTCTTGTCCTCAAACCTGAAATTCTTTTGGCTGATGAGCCGACCGGTAATCTTGACAGGCAAAACAGTCAACTGATTTACTCGATGCTGATGGAACTGAACCGGGAACTGGAAATGGCGCTGGTTATTGTGACCCATAATTCCGAGCTCGCCTCATTCATGTCCAAGGTTGTTACTATTATAGATGGACAGCTTTCGGATAGCCACATGAGACTTTAA
- a CDS encoding lipoprotein-releasing ABC transporter permease subunit, with the protein MPFEFFICSRYLRTKHKQAFISLITILSMVGITIGVMALVIVIAVMTGAESDFRSRILGVESHVLLMRHGRPFTDFRKILSELKNIDGVETASPYVYTQIMLRSSSGVSGAVVRGIDPESKSREIKNFSKPALRKCLTTGSMEDKAGFKPGIILGKDLARILGVMEGNAVYLISPKGMLSPIGHIPLMKLFRVNGLFNSGMYEYDSSLAYIHLSEAQKIMRMGDAVSGIGIRVKDIYDAGNMAKKIVQNLNSKYPDDSFWARDWMQMNHNLFSALKLEKKAMFIILSLIVLVAAFNISSTLIMMVMGKRKDIAILKAMGATDKSIKKIFVLHGMIIGAIGTMSGIILGTAGCLALKHYKFIELPGDVYYFTTLPVQLAPFDVLMIAAASLVISFLSTLYPAKQASKQNPVEAIRYG; encoded by the coding sequence ATGCCCTTTGAATTTTTTATTTGCAGCCGTTATCTCAGAACCAAGCATAAACAGGCTTTCATTTCTCTCATTACCATACTTTCCATGGTCGGTATTACAATCGGAGTAATGGCGCTTGTTATAGTGATTGCCGTTATGACAGGCGCGGAATCAGATTTCAGGTCCAGGATCCTGGGAGTCGAATCACACGTTTTATTAATGCGCCATGGCCGTCCCTTTACAGATTTCAGGAAAATACTCTCTGAGTTAAAAAATATTGACGGTGTAGAAACAGCTTCACCCTATGTATATACTCAGATTATGCTGCGATCCTCATCCGGAGTATCAGGAGCAGTCGTAAGAGGGATAGATCCGGAATCGAAAAGCAGGGAGATAAAAAATTTTAGCAAACCAGCCTTGCGAAAATGTTTAACAACAGGTTCCATGGAAGATAAAGCCGGTTTCAAGCCCGGTATAATATTAGGCAAAGATCTTGCCAGAATCCTTGGGGTTATGGAGGGTAATGCTGTTTACCTTATATCACCCAAAGGTATGCTTTCACCGATAGGACACATACCGCTGATGAAGCTGTTTCGGGTCAACGGCCTTTTCAACTCCGGCATGTATGAATATGATTCCTCCCTGGCCTATATTCACCTCAGTGAAGCTCAGAAGATTATGCGCATGGGTGATGCTGTTTCAGGAATCGGTATCCGGGTCAAAGATATCTATGACGCTGGAAATATGGCCAAAAAAATTGTTCAAAATCTTAACAGCAAATATCCTGATGACTCATTCTGGGCGAGGGATTGGATGCAGATGAACCATAACCTTTTTTCGGCTCTGAAACTCGAAAAAAAAGCCATGTTTATCATTTTGTCGTTAATCGTTCTTGTTGCGGCTTTTAACATTTCAAGCACCCTGATTATGATGGTTATGGGCAAGAGAAAGGATATTGCGATTTTAAAAGCAATGGGCGCAACAGATAAAAGCATTAAAAAAATTTTTGTGCTGCATGGAATGATCATAGGCGCAATCGGGACCATGTCGGGAATTATACTGGGAACTGCCGGTTGTCTGGCGCTTAAACATTATAAATTCATCGAACTTCCGGGCGATGTATATTATTTTACAACCCTTCCTGTTCAGCTTGCCCCTTTCGATGTCCTTATGATAGCAGCAGCTTCCCTGGTAATCTCTTTTTTATCGACACTCTATCCGGCAAAACAGGCGTCAAAACAGAATCCTGTTGAGGCTATCCGTTATGGATAG
- the lysS gene encoding lysine--tRNA ligase — protein MNKTNTIIEQRKEKLLEIQKKGIDLFPNDFNVVHDIIDIRKHIDANPDSIDDSGPVFVTAGRMMAINSFGKSAFIRFRDRTGQMQAYVRKDKVGAETYDLFKKLDIGDFIGLEGWVFKTKTGEWTILATALKLLSKALRPLPEKFHGLKDPEKRYRQRYIDLLMNADVRDIFVKRSRIIESVRSYLLKRDFLEVETPMMQPLPGGAEAEPFVTHHNALGIDLFLRIAPELYLKRLVVAGFERVFEINRNFRNEGVSTRHNPEFTMLEFYQAYSTYEDLMDLTEEMFSNIALYVTGATKIEYQGNIIDFSGKWRRITLFKALEEIGGIDPDILKNRERLTEYAHSKGITISKAGSIGKIITKLFDVLVEPQLIQPTFITGYPVEISPLARKNDKNRDITDRFELFIAGYEIANGFSELNDPEDQKNRFMQQVAEREAGDQEAHHMDSDYIEALEYGMPPTAGEGIGIDRLTMLLTDSPSIREVILFPHMKPL, from the coding sequence ATGAATAAAACCAATACGATTATAGAGCAGCGCAAGGAAAAACTGCTGGAAATTCAAAAAAAGGGTATCGACCTTTTTCCAAATGATTTTAATGTGGTACATGACATAATCGACATCAGGAAGCATATAGATGCAAACCCCGACTCAATCGATGATTCGGGACCTGTTTTTGTTACGGCAGGTCGCATGATGGCGATCAACAGCTTCGGCAAATCGGCCTTTATAAGGTTTCGGGACCGCACAGGTCAGATGCAGGCTTACGTCAGAAAAGACAAGGTTGGAGCAGAGACTTACGATCTTTTCAAAAAACTCGATATCGGTGATTTTATTGGTTTAGAAGGATGGGTCTTTAAAACAAAAACAGGCGAGTGGACCATTCTGGCTACGGCATTAAAACTGCTCAGTAAAGCCCTGAGGCCTTTGCCTGAAAAATTTCACGGTCTGAAAGATCCTGAAAAACGTTACCGCCAACGCTACATTGATCTGCTAATGAATGCCGATGTACGGGATATTTTTGTAAAAAGATCACGTATAATCGAATCTGTTCGTTCATATCTTCTGAAACGAGATTTCCTTGAAGTTGAAACGCCCATGATGCAGCCCCTTCCAGGAGGAGCCGAAGCCGAACCTTTTGTGACGCATCATAATGCTTTGGGAATAGATCTTTTTCTACGCATCGCTCCGGAGTTGTACCTGAAACGCTTGGTGGTGGCGGGATTTGAACGCGTTTTTGAAATAAACAGAAATTTTAGAAATGAAGGGGTCTCGACCAGGCATAATCCTGAATTTACAATGCTTGAATTCTACCAGGCTTATTCCACCTATGAAGACTTGATGGATTTAACTGAAGAGATGTTCTCAAATATTGCTTTGTATGTAACCGGAGCAACAAAAATCGAATACCAGGGCAATATTATTGATTTCAGTGGAAAGTGGCGCAGAATAACTCTGTTCAAGGCACTGGAAGAAATTGGTGGTATCGATCCGGATATTTTAAAAAACAGGGAGCGATTAACCGAATATGCGCATTCTAAGGGCATAACTATTTCAAAAGCGGGAAGTATAGGCAAGATTATAACAAAACTCTTTGACGTTCTGGTGGAACCTCAATTGATTCAGCCGACATTTATTACCGGTTATCCTGTTGAAATATCACCCCTTGCAAGAAAAAATGATAAAAACCGGGATATTACAGATCGCTTTGAGCTGTTTATCGCCGGATATGAAATTGCCAACGGCTTTTCGGAGCTTAATGATCCCGAAGATCAGAAGAATCGTTTTATGCAGCAGGTTGCAGAAAGGGAAGCCGGTGACCAGGAAGCTCACCATATGGATTCTGACTATATTGAAGCCCTGGAATACGGCATGCCCCCGACAGCCGGTGAAGGGATTGGGATTGACAGGCTGACCATGCTTCTCACGGATTCACCTTCAATTCGTGAAGTAATTCTTTTTCCGCACATGAAGCCGCTATAG
- the tnpC gene encoding IS66 family transposase — protein MTHDEALALYNAGLKVTVKILCDLSNTIEFQEEQIKALEVKVAKLSKNSSNSSKRPSSDEITKPKNQKEGNRKIGGQPGHERHLRTPFTEDEINKTHPYILTVCPVCDGEVHIIDAPPRIIQQMELPELPIIKEEHRSYPVWCEKCQQIHYMPFPANIVKEGLFKERLTALVAYMKNVCHASFSTIRKFIRDVLGENVSRGYLRKVIEKVSQSLEAPYSELLNRLPFEEAVNVDETGHKENKDKFWTWVFKAEMYVLFKIDKSRGSKILIDVLGKEFNGVLGCDYFSAYRKYMKDFNVTIQFCIAHLIRDIRFLTTLPDKETKAYGEKLLDEVRNMFKVIHDRDNIIPEDFTNALEKAKARIITAALEDVPSRLNKDGKEEKREAKNMANRFRKHGKEYFEFITTPEIGPTNNVAEQAIRFIVIDRYVTHGTRSIKGRKSCERLWTVIATCALQGRSAFNFILEAVKAYFKNDPAPSLIPDTS, from the coding sequence ATGACGCATGATGAAGCATTGGCTTTGTATAATGCCGGGCTGAAAGTTACGGTCAAAATCCTGTGTGATTTAAGCAATACTATTGAATTTCAGGAAGAGCAGATAAAGGCTTTGGAGGTCAAGGTTGCCAAGCTTTCAAAAAACTCATCTAATTCCAGCAAACGCCCTTCTTCTGATGAGATCACAAAGCCAAAAAATCAAAAAGAAGGAAATCGTAAGATCGGAGGCCAACCCGGACATGAGAGGCATCTTCGTACTCCCTTCACCGAGGATGAGATAAACAAAACTCATCCATACATACTAACTGTTTGCCCTGTATGCGATGGGGAAGTTCATATAATTGATGCGCCTCCTCGTATTATCCAACAAATGGAACTGCCGGAGCTGCCGATAATCAAAGAAGAACATCGTTCGTATCCGGTATGGTGCGAGAAATGTCAGCAAATTCATTACATGCCTTTTCCTGCTAATATAGTCAAGGAAGGGCTCTTCAAAGAGCGCTTGACAGCCTTGGTTGCCTATATGAAAAATGTCTGTCATGCATCGTTTTCCACAATCAGAAAATTTATCCGAGACGTCCTTGGAGAAAATGTTTCCCGTGGATATCTGCGAAAAGTAATTGAAAAAGTAAGTCAGTCCCTGGAAGCGCCATACAGTGAATTGCTCAATCGTTTACCTTTCGAGGAAGCAGTAAATGTCGATGAAACCGGCCATAAGGAAAACAAAGACAAGTTTTGGACATGGGTTTTCAAGGCTGAAATGTATGTGCTGTTCAAAATCGACAAGTCCCGTGGATCAAAAATTTTAATTGATGTTTTGGGTAAAGAGTTCAACGGAGTACTGGGTTGTGATTATTTTTCGGCGTATCGCAAGTATATGAAGGATTTTAACGTTACTATACAGTTTTGTATCGCCCACTTGATTCGGGACATCCGGTTTTTAACAACTTTGCCAGATAAAGAAACAAAAGCATATGGCGAAAAACTTCTGGATGAAGTCCGAAATATGTTCAAGGTTATTCATGATCGTGACAATATAATCCCGGAAGACTTCACCAATGCTCTTGAAAAGGCTAAGGCAAGAATTATTACAGCAGCCTTGGAGGATGTTCCGAGTCGACTGAATAAAGACGGTAAAGAAGAAAAACGGGAAGCCAAAAATATGGCCAACCGATTCCGCAAGCATGGTAAAGAATATTTTGAATTTATCACAACTCCCGAAATAGGCCCTACCAACAATGTGGCAGAACAGGCAATCCGATTTATCGTAATAGATCGTTACGTAACTCACGGTACACGCAGTATCAAAGGACGAAAAAGTTGCGAACGGTTATGGACTGTAATTGCAACATGCGCATTACAAGGCCGATCAGCATTCAATTTTATATTGGAAGCAGTTAAGGCGTACTTCAAGAATGATCCCGCCCCATCCCTTATACCTGATACCTCATAG
- a CDS encoding DUF4338 domain-containing protein, whose amino-acid sequence MESVITYRRRSVTRQNIATVRRIIESHPDKSRRFISQEVCREWNWRQSNGVLKDMICRSLLLLLESKGFIKLPARKCTPPNPLAKRKKTSWVIVDKTPVHCSVEDLFPIKLDQVRRTSFEKIFNGLVSEYHYLGYTQPVGEHLKYIAFSHNRPIACLAWGSAPWYIGARDRFIGWSKKIRENNLHLIANNLRFLILPWVQVPCLASYLLALNRHRLLQDWKTLYHHPVYLLETFVDTERYRGTCYKADNWICVGQTTGQGKLSKSKQPLLSKKAVYVYPLTKNFRRELCHDA is encoded by the coding sequence ATGGAATCAGTCATAACATATCGGAGGCGATCAGTCACCAGGCAAAATATAGCGACCGTCAGGCGGATTATTGAATCACATCCTGACAAAAGCAGACGCTTCATTTCTCAAGAAGTCTGCAGGGAATGGAACTGGAGACAGTCTAATGGTGTTCTTAAAGATATGATCTGCCGAAGCCTGCTGCTTCTTTTGGAATCAAAGGGTTTTATTAAACTGCCTGCCCGAAAATGTACCCCTCCCAACCCTCTTGCAAAGCGAAAAAAAACATCCTGGGTAATAGTCGATAAAACTCCTGTTCATTGTTCTGTCGAAGACCTGTTTCCTATAAAACTTGACCAGGTTCGCAGAACTTCTTTTGAGAAGATATTCAATGGTCTTGTAAGTGAGTACCATTATCTTGGTTATACTCAACCAGTTGGGGAGCATCTCAAATATATTGCATTTTCTCATAATCGCCCTATTGCGTGTTTGGCATGGGGGTCAGCGCCATGGTATATTGGAGCACGAGATCGTTTCATTGGCTGGAGCAAAAAGATTAGAGAGAACAATCTTCATCTAATCGCCAACAATCTCCGTTTTTTGATCCTGCCATGGGTTCAAGTCCCTTGTTTGGCATCATATTTATTGGCATTGAACCGTCATCGCTTGTTACAAGATTGGAAAACTTTATATCATCATCCGGTTTATCTGCTTGAAACCTTTGTTGACACAGAGCGCTACCGCGGTACCTGTTATAAAGCGGATAATTGGATCTGTGTGGGGCAGACAACCGGTCAGGGCAAGCTCAGCAAATCAAAGCAACCACTACTTTCCAAAAAGGCTGTTTATGTTTATCCCTTGACTAAAAACTTTCGCAGGGAGTTATGTCATGACGCATGA